GAGAAAATAGTTTCCATCGTCCTGCGCATCATGTTTTTCACCTCAGGCCTTTTTTTCTCCATTTCTGGCCTTCCTTCCTATCTGATGGATTATGCGTGGTGGAATCCCATGCTGCAACTGATTGAAATATGCAGAATGAGCATATCTCAAGGGTACAGAGCTATGTCGTACAGTATTTTTTATCTTGTATCGTGCACAGTCGTATCCTTGTGTTTTGGGTTATTGCTTGAGCGTTACGTCCGGCGGAAACTGCGATGATAGAACTTAAGCACATTACCAAGCGGTATCGTATGGGAAACGGGAAGTGGAAAACCGTGCTGAACGATATTTCCTATACGTTTCATGAGGGGACGAGCATGGGCATTCTCGGGCTGAACGGCGCGGGCAAGTCCACGCTCTTGCGCGTTATCTGCGGTGCGGAAGCACCGGATAAGGGAACGGTGAGGCGTACCAGCCGTGTTTCCTGGCCCATAGGGTTCACGGGGGGCTTTCACGGCAGCCTTACCGGGCGGGAGAATATGCGTTTCACCTGCCGCATCTACGGGGCAAACATCAAGCAGGTGACCGATTTCGTAGAGGATTTTTCCGAACTCGGGCCCTACATGGACATGCCCATCCGCACCTATTCCTCGGGCATGAAAGCCAAGCTGGCCTTCGGGCTGAGCATGGCCATCGGTTTTGATTTCTACCTTATCGACGAAGGCTACGCCGTGGGCGATGCCTCCTTCCGGGAAAAGGCCCAGCGTATTTTTGCCGAACGGAGGAAGCATTCCACATTGCTGGTTATTGCCCACAGCACTTCCGTCATCAAGAAGAACTGTGACAATGCCGCCATATTGAAGGATGGTCGCCTCCATTTGTTTCCTGCACTTGATGAAGCTTTGACGGCCTATAAGGGAGTTTGTGATGGAACAGTCTAAGCTTACGCCTCTTGTCGCCAATGAAGGAGAGGGGCAGGAACAGATGACCAAAGCTGCTGGACAGGA
Above is a window of Mailhella massiliensis DNA encoding:
- a CDS encoding ABC transporter ATP-binding protein — encoded protein: MIELKHITKRYRMGNGKWKTVLNDISYTFHEGTSMGILGLNGAGKSTLLRVICGAEAPDKGTVRRTSRVSWPIGFTGGFHGSLTGRENMRFTCRIYGANIKQVTDFVEDFSELGPYMDMPIRTYSSGMKAKLAFGLSMAIGFDFYLIDEGYAVGDASFREKAQRIFAERRKHSTLLVIAHSTSVIKKNCDNAAILKDGRLHLFPALDEALTAYKGVCDGTV